The Odocoileus virginianus isolate 20LAN1187 ecotype Illinois chromosome 12, Ovbor_1.2, whole genome shotgun sequence genome has a segment encoding these proteins:
- the PRMT9 gene encoding protein arginine N-methyltransferase 9 isoform X1, translating into MPNSRPRPRRGAGSGAGAAGRDELVSRSLQSAEHCLGSQDFGTAYAHYLLVLSLAPELKDDVKETFQYALFRWAEELDALSRTPDLLGCYERALELFPDDEVICNSMGERLFRMGFRDEAAGYFHKAVKLNPDFNDAKENFYRVANWLVERWHFIMLNDTKRNTIYNAAIQKAVRSGSKSVLDIGAGTGILSMFARKAGAHSVYACELSKTMYELACDVVAANKMEEGIKLLHMKSLDIKIPKHIPERVSLVVTETVDAGLFGEGIVESLIHAWEHLLLQPKTKGENGNCEKYGKVIPASAVIFGMAVECAEIRRHHRVGVKDVAGICLPTNVKFQSPAYSSVDGEETIEPYTTEKMSRVPGGYLALTECFEIMTVDFNNLQELKSLATNKPDKIGIPVTKEGILDAIVVWFVLHLDDEHSLSTSPSEETCWEQAVYPVHDLADYWIKPGDQVMMEVSCQDCYLRIQSINVFHSEHEMEVGKSFTRNKDLLSFGNEAELCSALANLQTSKPDVVEQTCVLESTEIALLNNIPYHEGFKMAMKKVLSSLTLEKLGQAMDTQCQNNEMSCESGPSNADRSIPEPLYVLDVSEGFSVLPVIAGTLGQVKPYSSVEKDQHRVTLDLICEANHFPKDTLEFWLRHVEDESAVLQRPKSDKLWSIIILDVIEPSGLIQQEIMEKAAISRCLLQSGGKIFPQYVLMFGLLVESQTLMEENAVQGAERTLGFNIAPFINQFQVPIRVFLDLSSLPCIPLSKPVELLRLDLMTPYLNTSNREVKVRICKSGQVTAIPFWYHMYLDDEIRLDTSSEASHWKQAAVVLDNPIQVEMGDELVLNIQHHKSNVSITVKQ; encoded by the exons ATGCCGAACTCGCGGCCCAGGCCCCGCCGGGGCGCCGGGAGTGGCGCCGGGGCAGCTGGGCGGGACGAGCTGGTGTCGCGGTCCTTGCAGAGCGCAGAGCATTGCCTGGGTTCCCAGGACTTCGGCACCGCCTATGCCCACTACCTCCTCGTGCTCAGCCTGGCCCCGGAGCTGAAAGACGATGTGAAG GAAACTTTCCAGTATGCGCTCTTCCGATGGGCTGAGGAACTCGATGCTCTCAGCAGAACACCAGACCTGCTTGGCTGCTATGAGCGAGCCTTGGAGCTGTTTCCCGACGACGAAGTGATCTGCAACAGCATGGGGGAGCGCCTCTTCAG AATGGGCTTTAGAGATGAAGCAGCTGGGTATTTTCATAAAGCAGTGAAGCTCAACCCTGATTTCAATGATGCAAAGGAGAATTTTTATCGTGTTGCAAACTGGTTGGTGGAACGCTGGCACTTTATCATGCTTAATGACACCAAAAGGAACACAATTTATAACGCAGCAATCCAAAAGGCGGTGCGTTCGGGCTCCAAAAGTGTTTTGGATATTGGAGCAGGAACTGGAATACTTAG CATGTTTGCTAGGAAGGCTGGAGCACATTCTGTGTATGCCTGTGAGTTATCCAAGACCATGTATGAACTTGCCTGTGATGTAGTGGCAGCAAACAAGATGGAAGAAGGGATCAAACTCTTACACATGAAGTCGCTTGACATAAAAATTCCAAAACACATTCCTGAAAG AGTGTCCCTAGTTGTAACAGAAACTGTCGATGCAGGTTTATTTGGAGAAGGGATTGTGGAGAGTTTGATTCACGCATGGGAGCATTTACTTTTGCAGCCAAAG ACCAAAGGTGAAAATGGTAATTGTGAAAAATATGGGAAAGTTATACCAGCAAGTGCTGTTATATTTGGGATGGCAGTAGAATGTGCAGAGATAAGAAGACATCATAG GGTGGGTGTTAAGGACGTTGCTGGAATCTGTTTGCCAACTAATGTGAAATTTCAGAGCCCAGCTTATTCTTCTGTAGATGGAGAAGAAACAATTGAACCTTATACAACCGAGAAGATGAGTCGAGTTCCTGGAGGATATTTGGCTTTGACAGAGTGCTTTGAAATTATGACAGTAGATTTCAACAATCTTcag GAATTAAAAAGCCTTGCAACTAACAAACCTGATAAGATTGGTATCCCTGTCACTAAAGAAGGCATACTTGATGCTATTGTGGTTTGGTTTGTACTGCACCTTGATGACGAGCACAGTTTATCCACAAGTCCTAGTGAGGAAACGTGCTGGGAACAGGCTGTCTACCCTGTTCATGATCTTGCAG ACTACTGGATAAAGCCTGGGGACCAGGTGATGATGGAAGTGTCTTGTCAAGATTGTTACTTAAGAATCCAGAGTATCAATGTCTTCCATTCAGAACATGAGATGGAGGTCGGGAAAAGTTTTACCAGGAATAAAGACTTGCTGTCTTTCGGAAATGAGGCTGAACTCTGCAGTGCTCTGGCCAATCTTCAGACCAGTAAGCCAGATGTTGTGGAGCAGACCTGTGTATTGGAATCTACAGAAATCGCTTTGCTTAATAACATCCCATACCACGAAGGCTTTAAAATGGCAATGAAGAAAGTGTTGTCTTCATTGACTCTGGAGAAACTGGGTCAGGCCATGGATACTCAGTGTCAGAATAACGAGATGAGCTGTGAAAGTGGACCGAGTAATGCTGACCGGAGCATCCCTGAGCCTTTGTATGTGTTAGATGTGTCTGAGGGCTTCTCTGTTCTGCCTGTGATTGCTGGCACTCTTGGGCAGGTTAAACCTTACAGTTCTGTGGAGAAAGACCAGCATCGTGTCACTCTGGACCTCATATGTGAAGCCAATCACTTTCCTAAAGACACACTTGAGTTTTGGTTGAGACACGTGGAAGATGAGTCTGCTGTGTTGCAAAGGCCAAAATCAGACAAATTGTGGAGTATAATTATATTGGATGTCATTGAGCCATCTGGACTCATTCAGCAGGAAATAATGGAAAAGGCTGCAATATCCAg GTGTTTGCTACAGTCTGGAGGCAAGATCTTTCCCCAGTATGTGCTGATGTTTGGGTTGCTCGTGGAATCACAGACACTGATGGAGGAGAATGCTGTCCAGGGGGCAGAACGAACTCTTGGCTTCAATATAGCGCCCTTCATTAACCAGTTTCAG GTACCTATACGTGTATTTTTGGACCTGTCCTCATTGCCTTGTATACCTTTAAGCAAACCAGTGGAGCTCTTAAGACTAGACTTGATGACGCCATATTTGAACACCTCTAACAGAGAAGTAAAG GTACGCATTTGTAAATCTGGACAAGTGACTGCCATTCCATTTTGGTATCATATGTACCTTGACGATGAGATTAGGTTAGATACTTCGAGTGAAGCCTCTCACTGGAAACAGGCTGCAGTTGTTTTAGACAATCCCATCCAAGTGGAAATGGGAGACGAACTTGTACTCAACATCCAGCACCACAAGAGCAACGTCAGCATCACCGTAAAGCAATGA
- the PRMT9 gene encoding protein arginine N-methyltransferase 9 isoform X2, whose amino-acid sequence MGERLFRMGFRDEAAGYFHKAVKLNPDFNDAKENFYRVANWLVERWHFIMLNDTKRNTIYNAAIQKAVRSGSKSVLDIGAGTGILSMFARKAGAHSVYACELSKTMYELACDVVAANKMEEGIKLLHMKSLDIKIPKHIPERVSLVVTETVDAGLFGEGIVESLIHAWEHLLLQPKTKGENGNCEKYGKVIPASAVIFGMAVECAEIRRHHRVGVKDVAGICLPTNVKFQSPAYSSVDGEETIEPYTTEKMSRVPGGYLALTECFEIMTVDFNNLQELKSLATNKPDKIGIPVTKEGILDAIVVWFVLHLDDEHSLSTSPSEETCWEQAVYPVHDLADYWIKPGDQVMMEVSCQDCYLRIQSINVFHSEHEMEVGKSFTRNKDLLSFGNEAELCSALANLQTSKPDVVEQTCVLESTEIALLNNIPYHEGFKMAMKKVLSSLTLEKLGQAMDTQCQNNEMSCESGPSNADRSIPEPLYVLDVSEGFSVLPVIAGTLGQVKPYSSVEKDQHRVTLDLICEANHFPKDTLEFWLRHVEDESAVLQRPKSDKLWSIIILDVIEPSGLIQQEIMEKAAISRCLLQSGGKIFPQYVLMFGLLVESQTLMEENAVQGAERTLGFNIAPFINQFQVPIRVFLDLSSLPCIPLSKPVELLRLDLMTPYLNTSNREVKVRICKSGQVTAIPFWYHMYLDDEIRLDTSSEASHWKQAAVVLDNPIQVEMGDELVLNIQHHKSNVSITVKQ is encoded by the exons ATGGGGGAGCGCCTCTTCAG AATGGGCTTTAGAGATGAAGCAGCTGGGTATTTTCATAAAGCAGTGAAGCTCAACCCTGATTTCAATGATGCAAAGGAGAATTTTTATCGTGTTGCAAACTGGTTGGTGGAACGCTGGCACTTTATCATGCTTAATGACACCAAAAGGAACACAATTTATAACGCAGCAATCCAAAAGGCGGTGCGTTCGGGCTCCAAAAGTGTTTTGGATATTGGAGCAGGAACTGGAATACTTAG CATGTTTGCTAGGAAGGCTGGAGCACATTCTGTGTATGCCTGTGAGTTATCCAAGACCATGTATGAACTTGCCTGTGATGTAGTGGCAGCAAACAAGATGGAAGAAGGGATCAAACTCTTACACATGAAGTCGCTTGACATAAAAATTCCAAAACACATTCCTGAAAG AGTGTCCCTAGTTGTAACAGAAACTGTCGATGCAGGTTTATTTGGAGAAGGGATTGTGGAGAGTTTGATTCACGCATGGGAGCATTTACTTTTGCAGCCAAAG ACCAAAGGTGAAAATGGTAATTGTGAAAAATATGGGAAAGTTATACCAGCAAGTGCTGTTATATTTGGGATGGCAGTAGAATGTGCAGAGATAAGAAGACATCATAG GGTGGGTGTTAAGGACGTTGCTGGAATCTGTTTGCCAACTAATGTGAAATTTCAGAGCCCAGCTTATTCTTCTGTAGATGGAGAAGAAACAATTGAACCTTATACAACCGAGAAGATGAGTCGAGTTCCTGGAGGATATTTGGCTTTGACAGAGTGCTTTGAAATTATGACAGTAGATTTCAACAATCTTcag GAATTAAAAAGCCTTGCAACTAACAAACCTGATAAGATTGGTATCCCTGTCACTAAAGAAGGCATACTTGATGCTATTGTGGTTTGGTTTGTACTGCACCTTGATGACGAGCACAGTTTATCCACAAGTCCTAGTGAGGAAACGTGCTGGGAACAGGCTGTCTACCCTGTTCATGATCTTGCAG ACTACTGGATAAAGCCTGGGGACCAGGTGATGATGGAAGTGTCTTGTCAAGATTGTTACTTAAGAATCCAGAGTATCAATGTCTTCCATTCAGAACATGAGATGGAGGTCGGGAAAAGTTTTACCAGGAATAAAGACTTGCTGTCTTTCGGAAATGAGGCTGAACTCTGCAGTGCTCTGGCCAATCTTCAGACCAGTAAGCCAGATGTTGTGGAGCAGACCTGTGTATTGGAATCTACAGAAATCGCTTTGCTTAATAACATCCCATACCACGAAGGCTTTAAAATGGCAATGAAGAAAGTGTTGTCTTCATTGACTCTGGAGAAACTGGGTCAGGCCATGGATACTCAGTGTCAGAATAACGAGATGAGCTGTGAAAGTGGACCGAGTAATGCTGACCGGAGCATCCCTGAGCCTTTGTATGTGTTAGATGTGTCTGAGGGCTTCTCTGTTCTGCCTGTGATTGCTGGCACTCTTGGGCAGGTTAAACCTTACAGTTCTGTGGAGAAAGACCAGCATCGTGTCACTCTGGACCTCATATGTGAAGCCAATCACTTTCCTAAAGACACACTTGAGTTTTGGTTGAGACACGTGGAAGATGAGTCTGCTGTGTTGCAAAGGCCAAAATCAGACAAATTGTGGAGTATAATTATATTGGATGTCATTGAGCCATCTGGACTCATTCAGCAGGAAATAATGGAAAAGGCTGCAATATCCAg GTGTTTGCTACAGTCTGGAGGCAAGATCTTTCCCCAGTATGTGCTGATGTTTGGGTTGCTCGTGGAATCACAGACACTGATGGAGGAGAATGCTGTCCAGGGGGCAGAACGAACTCTTGGCTTCAATATAGCGCCCTTCATTAACCAGTTTCAG GTACCTATACGTGTATTTTTGGACCTGTCCTCATTGCCTTGTATACCTTTAAGCAAACCAGTGGAGCTCTTAAGACTAGACTTGATGACGCCATATTTGAACACCTCTAACAGAGAAGTAAAG GTACGCATTTGTAAATCTGGACAAGTGACTGCCATTCCATTTTGGTATCATATGTACCTTGACGATGAGATTAGGTTAGATACTTCGAGTGAAGCCTCTCACTGGAAACAGGCTGCAGTTGTTTTAGACAATCCCATCCAAGTGGAAATGGGAGACGAACTTGTACTCAACATCCAGCACCACAAGAGCAACGTCAGCATCACCGTAAAGCAATGA